The following proteins are encoded in a genomic region of Vibrio sinaloensis:
- a CDS encoding efflux RND transporter permease subunit — MEQTKQTGLIAYFANNPVAANLLMVFVLIVGTVSFFFIQRQMFPNIEVNYINVSAQYPGASPQEVEESILIKLEESLKDVTGIKQAISSAYRGSGNIELEIDVDEDIDDVLVKVKQKIDSVSNLPAGMEPIQVYQYEFRQDVIEMALVGDRDLLELKPIAKQIENELLQLGNVALVDLGAPDYEIAIEVEPRMLQKYSLTLNDVVNAIQRYSANYSAGEVRTNAGMISVRIENQYYRGEEFRDIPVKIGANGGKVLLQDIATIKDGFTEEDRYFKYSGQNAIYLSVKATKDQNMVAVAESVKAYIAQKNQALPSDLQIKTLVDMTYYLNARLDMMLKNLLQGAVLVALMLSLFLRVKLAMWVMIGLPVCFLGAVMLMPAIGVSINIVSLFAFIMVLGIVVDDAIVIGESAYSEIEKKGGGVENVVRGVKRVATPATFGVLTTMAVFAPFLMSKGIERAFFFGIASIVILCLLFSLIESKLILPAHLAHSKFDPIKQGSWRERFNTRFFRFINGPYKRFIEWCTHWRWSVLAGFVALLTISVSLVLANYVRIVPSPKVPHDFPNIKLVMNDNISSQQTIEALKLIESTVLEVDQEIEQQTGQKMVRDILTFSQGRKEGSLVIPLVDEELRPFDTFELARRWRERIPTIPGMKTFTVSDNVNDDGKGDEFGFLLYGSDIDSLNSAGRALIVALQQQRGLFDISSSIDSGSQEVQLSLAPVAYNLGLDLFDIATQVGGSFYGGEAERVLRDGEEVKVMVRYPKLTREAFSSLRYAVITTPEGKKVMLGDVVEIDQKPGVSSIRREQGYRSVYVYGSIDEELVEPNAIVERVSDEIIPDILADYPGVKSELGGTIEEQQAQQNEQIIFFVAGMILVYILLAVPLKSYTQPLIIMSVIPFSLTGAIWGHYWFGLDLSMMSTFGLIAAAGVVVNDSLVMTDYVNQVRREGVGIKQAVIEAGCARFRAITLTSITTFVGVLPIMFETSLQARFVIPMAVALGFAVLFATLLTLVLVPCLYLILEDIKALFGKLKHWLPRRNSTAHSSV; from the coding sequence ATGGAACAGACTAAACAGACAGGCTTAATTGCCTATTTTGCCAACAACCCGGTCGCGGCCAACTTGTTGATGGTATTTGTGCTGATAGTGGGCACGGTGAGTTTCTTCTTTATTCAGCGCCAGATGTTTCCCAATATTGAAGTGAACTACATCAATGTGAGTGCTCAGTATCCGGGCGCTTCTCCACAAGAGGTGGAAGAGAGCATCCTGATCAAGCTTGAAGAGTCGCTCAAGGATGTGACGGGGATTAAACAGGCGATTTCTAGCGCTTATCGTGGCAGTGGCAACATCGAGCTTGAGATTGATGTGGATGAAGACATTGACGATGTGCTGGTCAAGGTAAAGCAGAAGATTGATTCCGTCTCCAATCTACCTGCGGGTATGGAACCGATTCAAGTTTATCAGTATGAATTTCGGCAAGATGTTATCGAAATGGCGCTGGTGGGCGATCGGGATCTACTGGAACTCAAGCCGATTGCCAAGCAGATTGAAAACGAGTTGCTGCAACTGGGCAACGTCGCGTTAGTCGATTTGGGCGCGCCTGACTACGAGATTGCGATTGAGGTTGAGCCTCGAATGCTACAAAAATACAGCTTAACGCTTAATGATGTGGTCAACGCCATTCAGCGTTATTCCGCTAACTATTCAGCAGGAGAGGTGAGAACCAACGCCGGCATGATCTCGGTGCGGATCGAAAACCAATATTACCGCGGCGAAGAGTTTCGCGACATCCCGGTTAAAATCGGGGCCAATGGCGGCAAAGTGCTTCTCCAAGACATTGCGACCATCAAAGACGGATTTACCGAAGAAGATCGTTACTTTAAGTATTCAGGGCAAAATGCCATCTATCTATCGGTGAAGGCGACCAAAGATCAAAACATGGTCGCGGTGGCCGAGTCGGTCAAAGCCTACATTGCGCAGAAAAACCAGGCGCTGCCGAGCGATCTGCAAATTAAAACCTTGGTCGACATGACCTACTATCTCAACGCTCGTCTCGACATGATGTTGAAGAACTTACTGCAAGGTGCGGTGTTAGTGGCGCTGATGCTAAGTTTGTTCTTACGAGTTAAGTTGGCGATGTGGGTGATGATCGGGCTACCGGTCTGTTTCCTTGGTGCCGTGATGCTGATGCCTGCGATTGGCGTGAGTATCAATATCGTCTCGCTGTTTGCGTTTATCATGGTGCTGGGCATCGTGGTGGATGATGCGATCGTCATCGGTGAGAGTGCCTACAGTGAGATAGAGAAAAAAGGTGGCGGGGTTGAAAACGTGGTGCGTGGCGTGAAACGAGTAGCAACGCCAGCCACCTTTGGGGTATTGACTACCATGGCGGTATTCGCGCCATTTTTGATGTCAAAAGGGATAGAGCGTGCCTTTTTCTTTGGTATTGCCTCTATCGTTATTCTTTGTCTGCTGTTTAGTTTGATTGAATCTAAATTGATTCTTCCGGCGCACCTTGCGCACTCTAAGTTTGACCCGATCAAGCAGGGCAGTTGGCGCGAACGTTTCAATACACGCTTCTTCCGCTTTATCAATGGCCCTTACAAGCGCTTTATCGAGTGGTGTACCCATTGGCGTTGGAGTGTGCTGGCCGGTTTCGTGGCGCTTTTGACCATTAGCGTGTCGTTGGTGTTGGCCAACTACGTACGTATTGTGCCATCGCCCAAAGTGCCGCATGACTTTCCGAACATTAAACTAGTGATGAATGACAATATCTCAAGCCAGCAGACCATTGAAGCGCTGAAGCTTATCGAATCAACCGTGCTTGAGGTCGACCAGGAGATCGAGCAACAGACCGGGCAAAAGATGGTACGCGACATTCTGACCTTCAGCCAAGGACGCAAAGAGGGCTCGTTGGTGATTCCGCTGGTTGACGAAGAGTTGCGTCCGTTTGACACTTTTGAACTGGCGAGACGCTGGCGTGAACGTATTCCGACCATTCCCGGGATGAAGACATTTACTGTCTCGGACAACGTCAACGATGACGGCAAAGGCGATGAGTTTGGTTTCTTGCTTTATGGCTCAGACATCGACTCGCTCAATAGTGCTGGTAGAGCGCTCATCGTCGCATTGCAACAGCAGCGAGGGTTGTTCGATATCTCTTCCTCGATTGACTCAGGTAGCCAAGAGGTACAGCTCTCGCTGGCGCCAGTTGCCTATAACCTAGGGCTAGACCTGTTTGATATTGCCACTCAAGTGGGCGGCAGTTTCTATGGTGGCGAGGCGGAGCGGGTGCTGCGTGACGGTGAAGAAGTTAAAGTCATGGTGCGCTATCCAAAGCTGACCCGTGAAGCCTTCTCTTCGCTGCGTTACGCAGTGATCACAACCCCGGAGGGCAAGAAAGTGATGCTCGGCGACGTGGTTGAGATTGACCAAAAACCGGGTGTGAGCAGTATTCGCCGTGAGCAGGGGTATCGCAGCGTTTATGTTTACGGCTCGATTGATGAAGAGCTGGTGGAGCCGAATGCCATTGTCGAGCGTGTTTCCGACGAAATCATTCCCGATATTTTGGCGGATTATCCGGGTGTGAAGAGCGAGTTGGGCGGCACGATTGAAGAGCAGCAAGCTCAGCAAAATGAGCAGATCATCTTCTTTGTCGCTGGTATGATCTTGGTGTATATCCTGTTGGCGGTGCCACTAAAAAGCTATACGCAGCCACTGATTATTATGTCGGTGATCCCGTTTAGTTTGACAGGGGCGATATGGGGACACTATTGGTTTGGACTCGACCTGAGCATGATGTCGACCTTTGGTCTGATAGCGGCCGCTGGTGTGGTGGTTAATGACTCACTGGTGATGACTGATTACGTCAATCAAGTTCGGCGCGAAGGGGTAGGCATTAAACAGGCGGTGATTGAGGCGGGTTGTGCCCGCTTCAGAGCGATCACCTTAACATCGATTACCACGTTTGTTGGGGTGTTGCCAATTATGTTTGAAACCAGCTTGCAGGCACGTTTTGTGATTCCAATGGCAGTGGCTTTGGGCTTTGCGGTCTTGTTTGCGACCTTGCTTACCTTGGTCTTAGTGCCGTGTTTGTACCTTATTCTTGAGGATATCAAGGCGCTATTTGGCAAGCTTAAGCATTGGCTGCCAAGGCGCAATAGCACAGCGCACTCTTCTGTATAA